In a single window of the Rhodamnia argentea isolate NSW1041297 chromosome 2, ASM2092103v1, whole genome shotgun sequence genome:
- the LOC115737544 gene encoding uncharacterized protein LOC115737544, translated as MDVIESPSSSSAKRSPNVKPSVSDEKDQSLHFRQLGFCNTKNPSPKKNLPSGGASKVTPPENKVLTERNRSNHPVGNIPISYSEPVKASPSTSGSKISPSSSADGHGKESLLPYGQYTNYLSPRPQFLRYKPDRQREFALRLEKEKEVGKGKEGSSLGGSPNETGNVNGEGAGSVSSCDILKLEGEEDHGDSDDEVEEEEGEEEQRSSICQELLKTLLLLVVLVFPASSYMSDMNSASSISHEVGVSEDGYWRIENFTYEETALHGRALGLGCGSNLMNHARESENEVGFLVKNVDSIDELEDQEEVVEFGLGAIENSNDDGNEEGLAVVDVGEEPELSLEDSSHTDQGIVKPDEVSDQLTEGFELQQSKNAENLDFEIPTALDMQATLPWEPETQTSVRIEVEKEWGRTDEESGVNFPIGKPEAELNNEVLMVRIGTESIYNAIIGLLAVSLAISAAFLFRLFSKGKRNPANPVCSSPLKKQLCPEPVAEEKHEPQFQKKEQDCTEPLVPNSIKDPSPIYAPEEASAQSNQSRAPKIELLGEFVVGELSSSHRSREVKSKMIGKVEESTNSVSTDKSRIKVNVTQPTFSGFSSMDSPSHGSFTADRNFKKPQEDGTGESRTAVATSARRSSRIQNTPVRRSSRIRNLAIQSP; from the exons ATGGATGTCATCGAGAgtccctcctcttcttcagcTAAAAGATCTCCCAATGTGAAGCCCTCTGTTTCTG ATGAGAAAGATCAAAGTCTTCATTTTCGGCAATTAGGGTTCTGCAACACGAAGAATCCTTCACCGAAGAAGAATCTGCCCTCTGGGGGAGCTTCAAAGGTTACTCCTCCAGAGAACAAGGTCTTAACAGAAAGAAACAGATCCAACCACCCAGTCGGAAACATCCCCATTTCCTATTCAGAGCCCGTCAAAGCGAGCCCCAGCACCAGCGGTTCCAAGATATCCCCATCCTCGTCGGCCGATGGGCACGGCAAGGAATCTTTGCTTCCTTACGGACAGTACACGAATTACCTATCTCCGCGGCCCCAGTTCCTCCGGTACAAGCCAGATAGGCAGCGAGAGTTCGCGCTTCGCctggagaaagagaaagaggtgGGGAAAGGAAAGGAGGGATCAAGTTTGGGCGGGAGTCCTAACGAGACGGGAAATGTCAATGGAGAGGGAGCTGGCTCGGTTAGCTCCTGTGACATTCTGAAGCTAGAAGGGGAAGAAGATCATGGGGATAGTGATGATGAagttgaagaggaggagggagaagaagagCAGAGAAGCTCAATTTGCCAAGAGCTACTCAAGACCTTGCTTTTGCTTGTAGTGCTGGTATTTCCAGCCTCATCATATATGTCCGACATGAACTCAGCTTCGTCAATTTCACACGAAGTTGGGGTCAGTGAAGATGGGTACTGGAGAATCGAGAATTTTACATATGAAGAAACTGCTTTACATGGGAGAGCTCTTGGGCTTGGATGTGGCTCAAACCTCATGAATCATGCACGTGAATCTGAAAATGAAGTCGGTTTTTTGGTGAAGAACGTGGACAGTATTGATGAGCTTGAAGATCAAGAGGAGGTGGTTGAATTCGGGCTAGGAGCTATTGAAAATAGTAATGACGACGGAAATGAGGAGGGATTGGCTGTGGTCGATGTCGGGGAGGAACCGGAGCTGAGTTTGGAGGACAGTTCTCATACTGATCAGGGAATTGTTAAACCAGATGAGGTTTCTGATCAACTGACTGAAGGTTTTGAGTTGCAGCAGAGCAAAAATGCAGAGAACTTGGACTTTGAAATTCCTACTGCCTTGGATATGCAAGCCACTCTGCCATGGGAACCAGAAACTCAGACATCGGTGCGAATTGAAGTCGAGAAAGAATGGGGAAGAACTGATGAGGAAAGTGGAGTAAATTTCCCCATCGGAAAGCCTGAAGCAGAATTGAACAATGAAGTGCTTATGGTTCGCATTGGAACTGAGTCGATTTACAATGCTATAATTGGTTTATTAGCTGTGTCATTGGCGATTTCCGCAGCTTTCCTCTTCCGCCTGTTCTCGAAAGGCAAAAGGAATCCAGCCAATCCTGTTTGTTCTTCTCCTTTGAAGAAACAACTGTGTCCTGAACCTGTGGCTGAAGAAAAGCACGAGCCGCAATTCCAGAAGAAAGAACAGGACTGCACCGAGCCACTTGTTCCAAATTCAATTAAAGATCCATCTCCCATTTATGCACCGGAGGAAGCCAGTGCACAGTCTAACCAAAGTCGAGCACCGAAAATCGAGCTGCTCGGAGAATTCGTGGTCGGAGAGCTGAGCAGCTCGCACAGGAGCAGAGAAGTGAAAAGCAAGATGATTGGCAAAGTCGAAGAGAGCACAAATTCTGTGTCCACGGATAAGTCACGTATCAAAGTCAATGTGACACAGCCGACTTTCTCGGGATTTTCTTCCATGGACTCCCCTTCACATGGAAGCTTCACTGCTGACAGGAACTTTAAGAAGCCACAG GAGGAtggaacaggagaatcgaggaCGGCTGTTGCAACGTCTGCCAGGAGATCTAGCCGAATTCAGAACACTCCGGTGAGGCGATCTAGCCGGATCCGGAACCTAGCGATTCAATCTCCATAA
- the LOC115733199 gene encoding DNA-directed RNA polymerase III subunit RPC7-like isoform X1, with the protein MAFRGRGRGRGRFGGGGGTSFAKQEPFVLFPDVDLPAVRDVSKEERALVVWSSRLQNFWKSSPYYLEETISSASQSTDIERFSDREKIKAKPTRDSFMQFLDANASNFPRELVAVDTREEQRRKRRKVQWNPESGLQKLDLFEKLEQKYQGQEEKGEKEKKEGEEEEQDDEVEEADEEFSDDGDYNQNVDFDDDEDDFNMADDNDDEGIF; encoded by the exons ATGGCTTTTAGAGGTCGCGGCCGCGGCCGAGGGAGATttggcggtggtggcggcacCTCCTTTGCCAAGCAAGagccttttgttcttttcccg GATGTCGATTTACCTGCAGTGCGAGATGTGTCTAAGGAGGAAAGGGCACTTGTAGTTTGGAGTTCAAGGCTACAAAATTTCTGGAAATCGTCTCCTTATTACCTTGAAGAGACCATTTCAAGCG CAAGCCAAAGCACCGATATAGAGAGATTCTCTGACCGGGAAAAGATAAAGGCCAAGCCGACACGTGATTCATTCATGCAGTTCCTAGATGCTAATGCTTCTAATTTCCCCAGGGAACTTGTAGCAG TAGATACTCGAGAGGAACAGAGGAGAAAGAGGAGAAAGGTGCAGTGGAACCCAGAGTCAG GCTTGCAGAAGCTAGATctctttgagaagcttgagcaGAAGTATCAG GGCCAAGAAGAGAAaggtgaaaaggaaaagaaagaaggcgaagaagaagagcaagatGATGAAGTGGAGGAGGCTGATGAAGAATTTAGTGATGATGGGGATTACAACCAG AATGTAGACTTCGATGATGATGAAGACGATTTCAACATGGCAGATGACAATGACG ATGAAGGCATTTTTTAG
- the LOC115733199 gene encoding DNA-directed RNA polymerase III subunit RPC7-like isoform X2, which produces MAFRGRGRGRGRFGGGGGTSFAKQEPFVLFPDVDLPAVRDVSKEERALVVWSSRLQNFWKSSPYYLEETISSASQSTDIERFSDREKIKAKPTRDSFMQFLDANASNFPRELVADTREEQRRKRRKVQWNPESGLQKLDLFEKLEQKYQGQEEKGEKEKKEGEEEEQDDEVEEADEEFSDDGDYNQNVDFDDDEDDFNMADDNDDEGIF; this is translated from the exons ATGGCTTTTAGAGGTCGCGGCCGCGGCCGAGGGAGATttggcggtggtggcggcacCTCCTTTGCCAAGCAAGagccttttgttcttttcccg GATGTCGATTTACCTGCAGTGCGAGATGTGTCTAAGGAGGAAAGGGCACTTGTAGTTTGGAGTTCAAGGCTACAAAATTTCTGGAAATCGTCTCCTTATTACCTTGAAGAGACCATTTCAAGCG CAAGCCAAAGCACCGATATAGAGAGATTCTCTGACCGGGAAAAGATAAAGGCCAAGCCGACACGTGATTCATTCATGCAGTTCCTAGATGCTAATGCTTCTAATTTCCCCAGGGAACTTGTAGCAG ATACTCGAGAGGAACAGAGGAGAAAGAGGAGAAAGGTGCAGTGGAACCCAGAGTCAG GCTTGCAGAAGCTAGATctctttgagaagcttgagcaGAAGTATCAG GGCCAAGAAGAGAAaggtgaaaaggaaaagaaagaaggcgaagaagaagagcaagatGATGAAGTGGAGGAGGCTGATGAAGAATTTAGTGATGATGGGGATTACAACCAG AATGTAGACTTCGATGATGATGAAGACGATTTCAACATGGCAGATGACAATGACG ATGAAGGCATTTTTTAG